A window of Nomascus leucogenys isolate Asia chromosome 19, Asia_NLE_v1, whole genome shotgun sequence genomic DNA:
cctgccaggttcaagcaattgtcttgcctcagcctcccaagtagctgcgattacaggcacccgccaccatgcctggctaatgtttgtacttttagtagagatggggtttcaccatgttggccaggatggtctcgatctccggacctcatgatccacccaccttggcctccctaagtgctgggattacaggcgtgagctaccgcgccccgCCTCTCAGTGGACTCTTGAGAGGAAATCATGAAGGCCAGTGTGCATGGCGAGCTCGTTTgcaccaagcactgtgctaaacattttatggattttatctcatttactcaCCTCAGCAACCCTACATGGTAACTATTGTTATTCCCTCCACTGGCAGGCAAGGAAGTTGAGGCCTGAAAGAGGTTAGTTTGGTGGTTAAGAGCACATGCTCTGTGGTCATGCTGGCTGGCCTTGAATCCTGGCTTCACCACTTAGCTTGTGACTTTGGGAAAGGTGCTTCCCCTCTAAGctaagtctcagtttctccacctgtgAAGAGAGCATGATacacccaggcacagtggcccatgccttctaatcccaacactttgggaagctgagatgggaagatcctttgaggccagcagttcacaactagcctgggaaacatattGTCTTtccaaaaaaatgtttagaaattagccaggcatagtgccaCGCACTTAtcgtcccagccactcaggaggctgaggtgggatcgcttgagcccagtagtttgaggctacagtaagccgtgatgtcaccactgcactccagcctgcatgacagagcaagcccctctttaaaaaaaaaaaaaaaaaaggtgtggtaACAGTACTGATCACAGGCATCATCTGCGTTTCCCAAatgcttcccttccctttcctgagGCATACTTCTAGTATGCAGGGCAGCCAAATTCAAGCTCAGGTCTGTCCAGCCTCAGAATCTCAAACCTCAGCTGCTTTGATCCACTGCTGCTTTTGCTCAAGAAAGAAGCGAAGCTTTGAAATGGAATGTTTCTAAGTCACAATTTGATCCATAAAAATATGAGCTACACATACAGAGGGTCCTGGCTAAGTCTGACAAGGGCTGGCATACTTTGGATTCTGTTGGGCACCTTCCTGCCTGCCGCCTTGCTCCCTCCGGCCCTGGCCCGGGGGGGTCTGTGGGTGCCAGTAGATGCTGGAGTTAGGAGCTCCAGCAAGCTCATGTGGGCTCATTTCTGCTCTTATGCCaaccctttcttctctccccatTCTTCTTCTTTATGCCCCCTGCCCCTGCAGTGAGAAAAAACGCAAGCCTGCATGGACCGATCGCATCCTGTGGAGGCTGAAGCGGCAGCCCTGTGCTGGCCCCGATACTCCCGGACCGCCGGCCCCAGACTTCTCCCTGTCTCTGAGGAGCTACGGCAGCCACATGATGTACGGCATCAGCGACCATAAGCCTGTCACCGGCACGTTCGACTTGGAGGTGAACTTCTGGGCTGCCTGATACTTGCCAGAGGAATAGCTATGCTGGCCACATCCCCAAGCCCTCCATCCCTGGATTCGAATGTCAGCCAATCCCCCAGGGGAGACCTGTGGAGGCCATGATTGCCTTTCCTGCCAGGTCAGATATCCCAGCTCCTCTTAGGAGCCGTTGATGGCTCTGTCCGTCAAAACCATGTTCAAACCCTTTGTGCAAAGGTttccatttcctttgggtatTCTCCCTTGGGGCTAATGAGTTCCATTAGGCTTATTACCCAATGTGAGACGTAGGACATCTTTTATTTGTCCTAAACCTATCTGGATCAAGTTGCAACAGGAGCCCCCTCCATCCCTGCGTCCTTGTATCTTGCTATCTAAACGACCAAGGCGGTGTTGGCCTTCTTCAGGCTTCACATTTTCTTACAGGTTTactggcgtgtgtgtgtgtgtgtgtgtgtgtgtgtgtgtgtgtgtgtgtgtgtgtgtcagggtctcgttctgccgcccaggctggagtgcagtggcagtatcatagctcactgaagcctccacctcctgggctcaagtgattgatccttccacctcagcctccctagtagcgggactacaggtgcacgccaccacgcctggctgctttgtattttttgtagacacagggtttcactctgttgcccaggctcctgggctcaagtgatcctcccaaactgttgggattatgggtgtgagccaccgtgcccggcccacactGGTGACTGCGTTGTGTTCTTGCACATTCACAGCTGTTCTCACCAGAGCATCCCCCCATGTGGGGCTTTGGGTCAGATAAGGCGGGAGGCCTGAGAGCAGCTGCCTGGCCGCCTCCTTAAGCCTCTCAGCCGTGCGTCTGCTCTCCGCCATTCCTACCCCCCAGCGCTGGGCCCCATGGGATTCCCTGACAGGGCCGGCCACCCCCCTGGCTGGTGTTTGGCCCTCTTTCCTGCTGGCCAGCCAAGGTCTGTTGGAGCAGCCCCGTGGAGTTCCATGCCCACCCCCTCTGGGTGCCCCACCTTCCCCGCTATGTTGGAAGGGCACAGTGAGGAACACTGAGCCTCAGAGGAGGGAATGATGCTGCGGGATTCAGCCCCCTTCCCACCCCCGTGTCTAGCTGAAGCCATTGGTGTCTGCTCCACTGATCGTCCTGATGCCCGAGGACCTGTGGACCGTGGAAAATGACATGATGGTCAGCTACTCTTCAACCTCGGACTTCCCCAGCAGCCCGTGGGACTGGATTGGACTGTACAAGGTGATGTGATGGCAAGGCAGGAAGTCCATCAGCAACAGCCCCTGGTTCATCCTTCCCAAGGGCTCCTGGGAGCTGGGCAGATGCTGACGAACTCACCCTCATCCACCCCGGCAGTTCTTCTGTAGCTAAGGGCTGGCAGTGAAGGGCGGCGGGGAGGCGTACAGTACGGTAGCCAGGCCCAGCAGTGAGACCATCTTCTCCTTAGGACTTGCCTTGGGTCCCATGTCCTCCCTGACCACTGATGGCCTGACTCCCCCTCACAGGTGGGGCTGCGGGACATTAATGACTACGTGTCCTATGCCTGGGTCGGGGACAGCAAGGTCTCCTGCAGCGACAACCTGAACCAGGTACGTCACCAGCACCAGGCACATCACCAGCAGGCaggcctgcctcagccctcctgtCTTGTGGAAGGAACAGAGTGCTGAATAACTTGTCACTCAGAGCTGGGTGGAGCCCAGAGCCCTGGAGCTGACCCCAGTCCTGTCCATCCCCCTCCAGGTTTACATCGACATCAGCAATATCCCTACAACTGAAGATGAGTTTCTCCTCTGTTACTACAGCAACAGTCTGCGTTCTGTGGTGGGGATAAGCAGACCCTTCCAGGTAAGCGATGCTggtgagggaaggggaagggtgaGGGCTTGAGCTCATCACTGGTTCCCTGAGGCCCAGGCCTGGGAGCCAGCCTGTACATGAGGAGCCGCTGCAGTGGAGGAATGGGAGTGATGGAAAGCATGGAGGAAGACCCGCTCTCCACTTCCAGCACCTGCTTTATCCCTGCAGATCCCGCGTGGCTCCTTGAGGGAGGACCCACTGGGTGAAGCACAGCCACAGATCTGAGCCAGGATGGGAGTGAATCCCAGGCGGAGGCCAGAGCTGGCAGCCAGCTCTGCCTTTCCCCTGCCGGGAGTGCTGGGGGCCCAGCCTGGCCCCCTGAAGAGACAGCCGAGTGTGCTCCACATAACTCCTCCCAGAGTGAGCTCTAAGCAGACTCCTTTGCTCTCTCCACTACTCACCTCTGGAATTAGCCACTTAAACACAGGTTTTTGTTGCTGAGATGTGAGTGAAACCAGCTAGTG
This region includes:
- the INPP5K gene encoding inositol polyphosphate 5-phosphatase K isoform X2; this encodes MDVLSPLSFIKVSHVRMQGILLLVFAKYQHLPYIQILSTKSTPTGLFGYWGNKGGVNICLKLYGYYISIINCHLPPHISNNYQRLEHFDRILEMQNCEGRDIPNILDHDLIIWFGDMNFRIEDFGLHFVRESIKNRCYSGLWEKDQLSIAKKHDPLLREFQEGRLLFPPTYKFDRNSSDYDTSEKKRKPAWTDRILWRLKRQPCAGPDTPGPPAPDFSLSLRSYGSHMMYGISDHKPVTGTFDLELKPLVSAPLIVLMPEDLWTVENDMMVSYSSTSDFPSSPWDWIGLYKVGLRDINDYVSYAWVGDSKVSCSDNLNQVYIDISNIPTTEDEFLLCYYSNSLRSVVGISRPFQIPRGSLREDPLGEAQPQI